Below is a window of Podarcis muralis chromosome 5, rPodMur119.hap1.1, whole genome shotgun sequence DNA.
TAAGGGACTGAACAACAGAAATTACataagagaaggggggaaaaggaaatGTTCTTTAAAGTGCTTGAGAAAAAATGGGTGTTTATTTAAATTATAAAAATGGGATAGTGCTAGCAGAgaaacatttttcaaaaatatatagaaGAAATGCATCTAAATAAACACGTTAAAACAAATGGACACAGAGATCAGAGAAGTAGGTATATGTGCATTATTTCTATACTGTCTTTtcaaaaactgaataaaaactttttaaaatacaccAGGTAACAGGGGATAATCATTAAAACCTAACATTGTTCAGAAGAAAGAAATTTCTTACCTCCTGCTGAATATAAATGTTAATTCTTTTATCGGTAGCAAGTGCGCATGTTCGCAAAACAAAATTTTCTAGTACTTGTATTTTACCTAAACAAATATCGTAATATATCATTTACATAAGTCTCTACAAAGCCATATATTTCAAAAAAACTGGCAATTATAGTGTGAATAAGCACTTTTAAAGCCTTTCATTtagaaagcaagcaagctttaTAAATACTGATTGTCTGAAGTGACACAAAACAAACAGGAATTTAACATACAAGCATTCTAAATTTCAGCCATCTTTAATTtatgcaacctgaaaggaacaagGAACAGTAAAGCTCATTTGCTAGAGCTTTTGGCTGCATCTCTGTAGAAAGTTGGGCTGCTCAAATCTTAAATCAATGTGATTTAAGAAGACTGTatagaggattgcagcctcttTCTCTATAATGATTCAAAAGTAGTCCTTTTCATTTCTACAGAGAGCCACAAACTTAGCATCTTTCAAAGCTTGTAGATTATTTGAAACTTCATAATCCAATAAGGTCGCCATGTGTCTTACTTTATATAAGACAGCCTTCTATTTGAAGAGCTGTCTAGTCCAAGTCaactttaaagataaagaattATAAGAAGGGGCAGTAGGTTTCTTGAAGAGACCCACCAACacacaacatctggacagcaaaCTAAGCAAGCGCAGTTTACCTGATCCCCATTATAGTGAAATGtactgcatttctatttaaattactgtAAAAATACCTAAGGCTGTGTACATCCTCCTATTTACTATTCATCCAGTGGACTCCCAGCACTGTTTTTGGAAGTGGTATACACACAAaattagccacaatccattttGTAAGAAGATGAAACCAGATTCAtccaaattggaaaaaaatgacttggctgcattttaagccagttGTGTGTACACAGCACAGCCTAAATGTgcatccatcaatttttctttcttcctctctccacaTAAATCAGTATATGCAAAGTTTATGTAAGTCTAtttcctctccctgccacttTTTGGGATGCATTTTCTCTTTTTGACAATGTGGAAGTGCCTTCCCCCAGCCCAGCATCTAGGCTATTTGACTGTAATATATAGAATACACTCATTACTGATTACTCAAAAACCTATAGGACTAACAGTATATGCaactagaaatataataaatataattataGTAATTAGTTTCATGCATACCTTTACTGCTGGCATCATGTACTATCTACAATTTAAATAAACAGCATATTAAAATCACTCTGCACAATCAGGACTAATTTATTTGTGgaatggattgtatccaatggTGACTTTGTGCTATTAAAAAGCAATTCCATTCATCCAAGGCAGAACCTGAATTTTGCTAAACCCAGAGGCACAGCATTTAAGGAAGCAGCTTTTCAGGAAACAGACAGGCTGCAGTGAATAGGAAGGATCAGCAAAAACTGGGTGCCCCAAAGTCACTGAATTCTGCTATCAATGAGAAATCTTTAGaattgttttctgtttctgtttaggCAGACCCCAGAAAAATACACATGTAATAACtatattttcacaaaattatgctgaaaaagaagaggaaatggacaagaagagaagagaagagacaaCCTAATGAGATTGCTTATATGTGCATAGCTATAGTTTACATTTGAAATAACCAAATAGAAATTTTGAACATGATATCCTTTATCTGCATATGGGATAAACAATGAATATCTAATTGTCTTTTTAATACAGTTGGATTTCTTGTTTTCTTAAAGTTTAGATACAGTAGTTAATTATGACCAATGAGTTAaaataatgtaccgtattttttgctctataagactcagtttttccctcctaaaaagtaaggggaaatgtgtgtgcgtcttatggagcaaatgcaggctgcgcagccatcccagaagccagaacagcaagagggcttGCTGAttgcgctgcgcagcgatccctcttgctgttctggcttctgagattaagaaattttttttcttgttttcctcctccaaaaattaggtgcgtcttatggtctggtgcatcttatagagcgaaaaatgtgcTACATAAAAAAGCTTTCCCCCAAATATTTGATACATACATcttataaatatttaataaatacatgTCAGTTTATGGAACAATGCAAGAGGTACATATTTACCATAAGAACATCAAAGAAGTCTTCAAACAGAGTGGCAAATTTGTCATTcttttcatttactgtattttggaTAATTTCTTGAGCCTTTTCAAACCAATTTACCATGTAGAGAAAACATAAAAGGTTTGTATAAGTATACATTTAAAAGTTAATATTATTTCTAGAATTCACCAGGCTGTTTTCCAATTGAAAACCAAAGGTAACAAGCCTTCTTTTGGCGCAAGGGCAATGTGCACTCATGGCCAACTTTGCCTCATGCCTGTGGTAGGTGTGGTCAACACAGTTTATCACACATGCTTGCataaagaaaaagagaatgagtgagagagagagaaaagaaaaacacataggCACATAACTGCCCCCCACTCATGCAAATCAGCCTGGGGACGGGGCTCATTCCCTCTCCACTCAAATGACTGATACAATTATTGGGGAGCAGGATCATTATGATTTATCATCATTATGATTTAGTGAtacaaataggtaaaggtaaagggacccctgaccattaggtccagtcatggccgactctggggttgtggcgctcatctcgctttattggccgagggacctggcgtacagcttctgggccagcatgactaagcgaaccagagcaacacatgaaaaggctgtttacctttccaccggagcggtacctatttatctacttgcactttgacatgcttttgaactgctaggactgcggattcgaaccaccaaccttctgatcagcaagtcctaggctctgtggtttaacccacagtgccacctgtgtcccatacaAGGAGCCATTATCAGTTTTAAATCGCTGTTCAGTACTCAAATCAAATGGACGTCCAATAtgttgctattacagtggtacctcgggttacagacgcttcaggttacagactccgctaacccaaaaatagtacctcgggttaagaactttgcttcaggatgagaacagaaattgtgctccggcggcccggcagcagcaggaggccctattagctaaagtggtgcttcaggttaagaacagtttcaggttaagaacagacctccagaacgaattaagttcttaacccgaggtaccactgtactttatctcTAATTACTCCTAGGAAATATTTTTGAATTTCCTATACTTATCTTTTGAACAAGACCATATTCTACCATTGCTGGAAacccaatttcccctaatatggtTATATTTCTGCCTTGTTTCAGAAGAGTATTCAACATAGTGGAAACATTCTTGACTTCTTCATTGTCAAGTCcctgaaaattgaaaaacaaaaattTCAGTAATTATACAAAAAACTTTACTTAACAGGATGAAaacaatgggttggatccagacttgtcAGCCACAAATGAAGGTCTCCTTCCatccaaaagaagaaaaagataagATCCAAAAATCTGAGGGGATATGGGGGTGGCAGAAATGTTGCTGATTCTCTCCTTGCCCCACACCAGCACCACCTTCACAACTATTTTGTAGGGCCCCGGCCCCTTGAAGTCACATATTTAAGGaaacatttttcttaaaaaaagaaactgtttGTCTCCACAAAGAAATTTGAATTTTACATCACTTTTTATGATAAAATCAAAGtcagcttaaaaaggtaaaggtaaaagacccctgacagttaagtccagtcacggacgactctggggttgcggcactcatcccgctttacaggctgagggagccagcgtttgtcagcAGATAGttttttttctgggtcatgtggccagcatgactaagccgcttctggcacaatggaacacagaaaccagagaagtgcacggaaacggcagtacctatttctctacttgcacttttttggcgtgcttttgaaatgctaggttggcaggagctgggacccagcaatgggagctcaccctgtcagggggattcgaactgccaaccttctgataggcaagcccaagaggctcagtggtttagaccacaggacgcgggtggcgctgtgggtaaaagcctcagcgcctaggacttgccgatcgcatggtcggcggttcgaatccctgcggtggggtgtgctcccgttgcttggtcccagcgcctgccaacctagcagttcgaaagcacctccgggtgcaagtagataaatagggaccgcttactagcgggaaggtaaacggcgtttccgtgtgcggctctggctagccagagcagcgatgtcacgctggccatgtgacccggaagtgtctgcggacagcgctggctcccggcctcttgagtgagatgggcgcacaaccctagagtctgtcaagactggcccatacgggcaggggtacctttaccttttaccacccaAATTGTAAATcacacaaaaaaaaacatttttactcCTAAAATGCCATTATAActtcataaataaatatgtaaacagCAGCAGAATAAAAGCATAACAATGCTTTTACTGTAAAATGCATGCTATGATGAAACAATCTTAACAGtccatttaaaagcaaacaaagagAGGGCAATGCAATAGAACTTAAAAGACCTCTCGCCTGTTCCCACCCAACACATCTGTCTGTTGGCAAAAGGGCAATGGAGAAGAACTTAGAAAACATTGGGTAGGTTCAAATGTGATTTTGTGCTGAGAGATTAACAGAAATATGGAGTCTGCAAACTCACAACAATTTTCATCTCAAAGAGGCAGAATACTATCAACAATACTTCATAATACTATCAAGCCCATGGTTCTCCTATAATTCAAACTGCCCTAAACAATATTTTATACAATATTCCACTATGTACTGAcgtaacacaaaaacaaaaatccattaCCTGGCATATAAGTTTGTCTAATTTATTGAGAAACTGTTTGCTGCATTTGTGAGAAATGCCACCAGAAAAATCAGTTTCCAAGAACTGCTCCAATGCTTGGAAGTCATTTTTTCTTGTAGCATCATCTATACATTTTTCCAGCTGTCAGaatgggggaaaaacacacaaatactACTACTTAATACTTCAGTTAAATTGAGCACAGTGACAAATCTTATGCAAATCTGTATTTTTAATCAATCTTTTAATTAGGACTAAAATGCTtttctggcttttttaaaaataaaagagatgTATAGTGCAAAATATTAGAAAGATGTTACTGTTAATAGCAATGACTGGAAAGGGGGAAgattccattgtgcaagcagaaatccttgcgctgATGGGATGCTCAAGTAGTACTACATTGGACACAACTCAAAGTTTCCATGCTCACAGTGGCTTCTCCATTCAAATCAATGGAAGAGACAGCTGTATATATAAGAAAAGGCATGTACAGAAAATGCAGCCCCTTTCTCTGAAATCAAAGGAGAGGGATATCATGTAGAAGCTCTATGTATGCATTTGTACACGTTCCTTAGGAATTCAGAAACAATTACCTGTTCCTGAATCAAAAATACTTGGAAGATATATAGTGGTTTGGGTAACCATGTGTGTATTCAATTATACTGCAGTAGTTCCactagttttattattttatgcacattcaaagcgggggggggggaggaaagggtgaGCTAAACATCAAATAAATCAATTTTCTACAACTCTTTGGGGTCTGGATTGAACAAAAAAATCATTCTTGGGAATAATAATGTATAAGGCCTGTACAGactattaaaaacatacaaatatCTTATGCCCGTAAAACTATTATTTGGTAATGTAAAAGGCTAAgctattaaaacaaaaacaactcagaACAGATACAGAGCAGCACATACCTGTCCTTCCCGCCGCCTAACAGGCATTTTGACAGTTTCATATACTTAACCTGAGAGGCAAAAAAATGaggaaatgcacattttaattaaTATAAAATCTAATTTTAATTAATATAAATATACTGTACACTACAACTGTGAAAAGTTACATTTTATCAGTAATatcaaaaacacagtaaaaatatACAAGTAAGCCGATGGTTAAAATGATGTGTTCTTTAAGATTATTTGTGGCAATCAAAACCTATTTCTGCTTCAAAATCTGACTCTGCATCTACTTTACAATAATATTGATTCATTTTATGTAGTAGTgttataagccccattgaacacagttaACTTCTTCCAAGTATACATGCAAACATTGCAAGTTATGCAACACAATTTTCACCATTTAATATTTGAACTGGTGTATCTGCCTACTATAACAGTTGTCTTTGAGAACAGTTCAGAAGCTACAACTGATGAAGAATGCCTGCTTGCTAAAGGCAACAATAGATTAAAAACATTAATATACAAGGACTTCTCCAACAGTTTCTGGTACTTTTCAATGTGTTAATAAATCCCTACACAGTCCAGGCCCAGCATACCTTGGGGATCTGAACACCTTTCTTTAAGATCAGCACCCATCAAATTTGGTAGATTGATGCTGCAGGTCTTTTTCAGTAATGCTACAACTTCTTAGCAAGAGTTCAGCCAAAGTCTCAGTGTGCAGTTACTTAAAAACTCTGCAACTAACCTTATGCCAGATATTAAAGAGCAGTTCCACATTCAACAAACTAGTCATGTTTACTAGGGCATGTGCCACCATTGAGTTTAGATCCCCATTTTCCAAGAAGGGACATACTTGATTATCAGCTGAAGCTCGGTATGAGCTGCTGTCACAGCCTTAGCCTAGCTATCCAGTAAGCACACATCCAGAAGCACTCCTAAGAAGTGAACCTGATGATTTAGTGGGATATCTTCACCACTCCACTGGAATTAGGACTGCCATGGTTTATTATAATATTGTTGGCTGATTTCAAGTTAAAAATAGTGCATTcacttaaatcccattgatttcacacTAAGCACACCTGACAGAGCAATTCAAATCTCCTTTTACCAGGCCTTGGGGGGGGTAGTATCCTTCCACCCAGCCTGCTGGCTGTTGGACCCCCATCTGCAGTTACACCAGCATCACTGCACTGCCATAGGGGTCCTCCTTCCACCTGTTATCAGGCTCAATTGCAGTGCCAGGCTGCAGAAGCAATTTCACTGCCCCTTCTGTCTGACATGCATAGCAA
It encodes the following:
- the LOC144327859 gene encoding synaptonemal complex protein 2-like; its protein translation is MPVRRREGQLEKCIDDATRKNDFQALEQFLETDFSGGISHKCSKQFLNKLDKLICQGLDNEEVKNVSTMLNTLLKQGRNITILGEIGFPAMVEYGLVQKISIGNSKIFPRSN